The following DNA comes from Lynx canadensis isolate LIC74 chromosome C2, mLynCan4.pri.v2, whole genome shotgun sequence.
aaaaaaaaaaaacacagcagagTTCTGAGACTTAAGGGAAATAAAATTGCAGCTCTTGTATGTGTGGAACTTCATCCTCCTACAGttactttctgtatttctgttaGGAAGCACTGCATTGTACTTGGCCCATGATCAGATATTCATTCTCcttaggtttttaaaagtttgttttaagttttttttttttaagtaaattaccCTTAAAGCTCTTAAAATGTGATACAGccatagcattttatttattttctttattgttttgaaaGCAAAAACATCCAGTGGTAActgtattaaaatgtaaattatgatGTGTATTGAGCAGAGAGCAGAAGGTGTTTCCAAATCGAAGTACAGGAAGCTTTAAAATGCTTGTTCATCCTTTATCAGCATTACTGAATGAATCAGCAAATTGCTAAGGTCAGCAAGCCTTTATTTTGAATGATAACAATAGCATATATTTCcaagaatatagaaaaattcAGATGTAACATAGGAATCTAAATTTGGTGTTAACCAACTAACAGAATTTTAGGTCTGGAAGGTTCCCTGGGGGGTGTTTATGTCTTACCTTGTAGGTTTGAGAAGTGTTAGGTCACTGACAAATGTTAGAAGTATGTGTGCCACTTTTACCTGACTTAGTCATTATGTTATTGGGTGCAGATGGATTACTGACCACTTGGATGGTTTTCAGAATTAGGAAAATTGATTTTTCAGAATAACTGTGTCTAGTACCCCATACTAATGAGACCAAGGTCATGGTGTCTGTGCATACAAGTCCATTGTATTGGCTGTGTTTATAGTTGCCAAGCCTTGCTCTTCTCTGGCCAGTTGTCTTGTAGACACATTTCCAGCTCCCAGAGGAGGAGGCTCCCTTTTGCTCCTCCTGATTCTGGAAAAGCTAACCAAGGACTTTTCTCTGAGTGCTTGGCTCAGTGGCATTGTTTTCATATATACTAGTATAGCTGATTGCACTGTGTTTGGAGGAAAATGTAGATGATCTAGGTTTTGGATTTGTAGTAAATACATGAAGTCATTCATTCAGAAGCAAGTTCCTGCATTGAGTCAGGTACGGTTATGTTACGTGCTTGAATTAGGGCAGAAAACAAGTCAGACGAGGTtttgacatttaagctgagacctaaAAGGTGAGGAGTTAGCCAGCTAAGGAGTAGGAAAAGTGCAGGGGGCGGGCACAGCATGCTCAGAGGCCCTGAGGTTGGAAGGAGCTTAGTGCCTTatgctggaaggaaggagggtgaggCTGGAGAACAgcaaaagagggagacaaaggctTAAGATAAGGTTGTATTAGTAGGGTAAGGTCTGGAGGACGGGCTAAGGATTTAGAGTTGATCGCAAAAAACTGGGAAGACATTGTAGAGttttggcaaggaagaagtcacttTGTGCGAGAGTATAAATTGAAGGGGATCTAGAGGGGCTTGAGGGGATgcagattttgttgttgttattactaaGAGCAGTTGGTACTTGACTATTTGtttactatgggccaggcactctgctaagcCCTTTACCCTCACTGTCCATGTAAACCTCATGACAACCCAGTGAGGTGCTGCTGCTGTACGTGttttacagttggggaaactAAGACCCAGCAAGGTTGAGCAGCTTGCCCAgaggtcacatggctagtaaatgccagagctgggatttgaaccccgACAGTGTGTGATTTTAGACTCTGTGTGTTAGCCACTGGACATGTGTTTCCCATACGTGAGATGATGGTCCGTTAGTGGTTCTTGAAATTGAGTGGATCACGactggagtttttctttttaatagaacaGAGTAGAAATTAGAGTACTTTGCACTAGTAAGGATAAAATGTTGATGTATGAAACTTTATTtcgctttttattttatatacctgTATTTGCACATACATGCATTTGTAAGCTACTACAGAAGGCTGGGCGGCATTTGGCAAGACGAGAGCCAGCGATGGCTTGGACTGGCATTACGGCAGTGCAGATGAAGAGAAGCGGGTTTCAGTGTTCAGAGGTACCAGGTCTCGGTAAGAGATTGGATAGAGGGGCTGACGGAGGTGTCAGGGTGAGTTTCAGGGTTCTGGTGGGAGCAAGAGCAGTCGTGGCGTGCGTGTGCCCAGTCCGCGCTAGTGAGACCCTTCTTAGAGGGGTCCCCCTGAGTGGCTGTTGTACTTCCTGGTTCTCTGGGTTCTCGTGGCTGCAGCTGGCGGGGCTTGGGGTTGGCCTAGCACCCAAATCCGCATCTCACGGCCAATCTGTAAGCTGGCTGTGAACTTAGGAAGTGATCTGTCACCCCACACTGCCTAAACAGGAGGGTTAAGCCAAGAATCAATTCTTCGTGGAATTTGAGGTGAGGAGTGAGggtcacacagacacacacgtggGCTGACGGCAGCTCCAGAGTGAAGGTATGGAACCTGTTTCTGCCGTAGTTTCCTTGGGAGCCAGAGAACATTTAGGTTGCAAGGCTGCAGTGGTAAACAGTCCAGAGTCCTCTTTTTGAAGTTCAAGTCCAGTTCATTTGCTCCTGGCTTTCTGGGAAAGCCCGTTTCCCTATTCTCACGCACAGTCTTTTAGTAATACCTGGCCTGGCTCCCCACAGGACCGCAGTGACTTTCTGTACTGTGTGTTTCAGCAGATACTAACTGGAGACAGATATGGAATAGTCAGGTGCTTGCTATGGATCCGCGTTCTTTATCCGACTGGTCTTTTGACCGTGGTCGAGATActtctccctgagcctcagtttcctcatctgtacggTTGGGACGATACAGGAGCATCCATGTCAGAGGGCTGTGGTGAGGGGTAGATGAGGTAAACTGTGTCAGCACCTCAGCCTGGTGCCTGGTGCAGAATGAGAGCGTAACAAATACTTGCCGTTAGCTGTTAACTGTTTCTAGGACAGTTTCTCAAGAGACTTCAAACATATTTATGAACAAAGTCTAATGGGAAGAAGCCAGCATAAGACAGAGTTTGGACCTAAGTGAGAGAGGGTGTTAAGAGAAGGGACTGGATTCCAGAGAGGCAAGGATGGTATGAGGTCAAGGGCAGACTTTAAAGGGGTTGTTTTCAGCAGGAGAAGGGAGCctgtggaggtgggtgggagggtaaTATTTTCTGAGATTGTATCCCAGTTACAGTTGTCTGCTGGGAGAGACACTAACTGAAGAGAGAAGTGGCTACTTGGGAGGTTCTTGGGGACAACGGAACATTGGGGCACACAAAAGAATGGATAAGCCGCGCTAAGACCCTGAAATTGCACACCATTAATTTATAGTGACAACAGCCTACGTGTTTTTACAGTTTTGTCTGGCTGTGCTGTGTTCGGCAGAATGACGAGATGTAAAAGTAAGATTAGTCTAGTTTTAAGGGTTTGCAAGGCAGATGCCAGGAAAGAATAAAGAGGCTGGGGACTTAGGTGCAGGGATGTGGTGAGGCAAACTGTTGAGTCCAGCTTGGCTGGGGAAGTTGTACAGAGAAGGTGGAGTGgtctgtaacacacacacacacacacacacacacacacacacacacggtgcaTAGTTCCTTTGATAGTTCTTCCTTGCTATTCTTAACAGTAATTCCCTTGTGTTGATAACTGAAATATTAAGACCAATTGCTAAAGGGAATATACTACTCTTTCAAATGGGCACAACCCAAAAGTCGAGTTAGTTCTAGTGCGTAATTTTGAAGTTGCCATGATTTTATGTGGTATGCCAAATCAGTAAATGATAGGTTGTGATCCGTAACCTTGGGTAGAGTTTAACCACATAATGGGACATTTCATTTTCATGGACTACTTCTGAGGAACTTCCCATTTTAGCTAAATTGAGACACATAAGTAGACACATAAGCAGATAGACACATAAGTAGAATAGAATTTATAGATGGCGTTTCATGTGTTTGTGACTAGAACAGCCTGTCTCTGAGGCAGAAGTCACCTGTGATCTGGGCCTGGTGTGTCTGACCTTTGGTAGTTctcatttgtccttttgtttttgtttgtggagTAGAGCGAATCTGGAAACAATAACGTTTATTCAGTCACTGAACTTTTGAGGACCTTGTTGTCTCAGGCAGTGAGTGAGTTCAGAAGGACAAAAAGCGAACGACAGGGATGATGCCTGTGAGTGAGGAGCTTCTCAGCCTGATCACGCCACAGTGGGgtccacacacacaccttgggGGGTACTCACCACTGGCCACTGGTGGCTGGAAGAAAATACTAGAACTCTTCTAATCTGACTTTCAGTCTCTGTGTGTTTTATAATATGTAGTATGTAAGAACAGTCCTACATGACTGAAATAGGTAGACATACGTCTGTTGTGGCTCTCCTTTTTTGCTTGTAATGTGTACATGACCGAAAATTGTTTGGCGGTTATTATATGttggtgtgtattttaaatatatatacctttttGATAACTTATGTTTGAACATTTGGGGAAAAGAGTTTCTATGTATGGTAAACCATGTTCTTAATGACGATGTAGTTGTACTTACTGCCCGTATTTTGTAGTGTAAAGTAGGACTTGTTATATAAAAAGGACTTGTTAAGATCTGGCTCgacaaatttgtctttttctcaagtcattttcttctttatgttggAGGAACTTTACCTTATGTACCATGTGTCCCTTGTTACAAAGCACTAAAGGCTCAAATGTTGGGGAACAGAGCATGGAGAATGGTGGAAGGCCACATGCCTGGTCCCGTCAGTCCCATCCCAAAGGGTGACCTCTGGTGAactatacacacacgcacgcccATTGGCATCATAAAACGACAGGATTGGGATGCCACCCAGAAATTTCCTGGACCCAGTCTGTTTGCTCATTGTAGGTGTTTTCTCAATGTGAAATGTCTCACTTTCAGAGAGCTATGAAATCGTTGGTTCAAAGAGTTCTTCCCTCCCTCATCCTGAGAACCCTTTTtcctaaaattagaaaaactaacTTAAAACTGCCGTGAAGAACCTATTTTAAATGCGATAAATTGAATCAATGTATCTAGGTTCTCTAgagacttttgttttcatttttatttttgcgatggctttttaaatttatatttgacactgtcattaaaagaaatatttttaggggctcctgggtggcccagtcggttaagcatcctactcttgatttcggctcaggtcatgatctcacggttcgcgagtttgagccccatttcagactctgcactgactatgtagggcctgcttgggattctctctccctctctctctgcccccactctctcaaaacaaaacaaaacaaaacaaaacttaaaaaaaatatttttaacaagattttatttaagtgaGGTCTTACGTGTGTTTCTGCAGGTTTGATGACGACGAGAAGCATGCTTTCACTGGCCTTCCCGACCCCATTTGTTATGCAGAATGTCTCTGAGTGAGAACGCGGTGTTTGCCTATGAATCTTCGGTGCACAGCACCAACGTCCTGCTTGGCCTCAACGACCAACGGAAGAAGGACGTGCTGTGCGACGTCACCGTCCTCGTGGAGGGCCAGCGCTACCGGGCCCACCGGTCTGTGCTGGCGGCATGCAGCAGCTACTTCCACTCGAGAATCGTCGGCCAGGCCGATGCAGAGCTTAGCATCACTCTGCCggaagaggtgggagagaggtCCATGCTTCTGGAGGCTAGCCTGGTTTTCATTGAATTGAACCTAATTAAATCTCTTTCCGTAgactttatttttacctttacctTTATAAAAGGTAACgtgataaagttaaaaatagaacagtcTCCCTTCTTGTCCTGGGGAGCtcatttctgtaacttttttcctagAAATTATGATGACATGTCATACATAGAATTGTTAGTTTTGGGTGTCagttaacaatatttattgagcagttgaATAACTTGACCCACTGTTATGTGACTTTTTGAGAAAATGACCAAAGCAGGGAGGGCACAGCCAATGGGTTGGGCATTGGGAGAGGTCATGCTCCGAGTGGCCACACTgtgtctcattttctccttttggacCTTTTCCTGTGATGAGAAACTGAGTGGGTTTAGGGTTCTAGAAATCATCCATCTTAATAAGACAGGGCCTCATGGAAAGTAGGAAAACACCCCATAAGTGTTCTCtttcccctgttttctttcttgagacTGTGCATTGgtagaaaaaaattgatttggTCTCACAATTATAGAGCCTGCTTTTACCTGTCCCTTTCCCACCAGCCTGTTGCAGAGCTCAGGCATCTAAACATTTCTGTCCTTGTTATATCCTGACTCCAAGAGCCCTTTCACAGGACCGGGAGGTGCTGGTTACACTGAACTCTTATTagaattgtttgcttttttttttttttttaagtttattcattttgagagagagagaaccagcgggggaggagcagagagagaggaggacagaggatccgaagtgggctccacgctgacagcagctagcctgatgtggggcttgaactcatgaaccatgagatcgtgacctgagcctagattggacgcttaagtgagacacccaggtgcccctagaatagcTGGCTTTTAGGTAGTTAGTAACTGCAGCTAGAAGAGCATGGAGCCTTTAAAGTTAAGAGGCGTTTGGAGAAAGTATGTAGAGCTTGTTTATGGCAGGTCGGTGTGGGCTGCTCTGTGACGGGTACTAAGTCTACAGTTTAGCTTATCCCAGCATCCATACTTCCATGAACTTGTATCAACAGTTTGGAGCATCAACAGCTTGTCAGTTCTGTGGCAGAGGTCAGCACGAATAACACAATGCCAGTGAAATGATAAGGGCCAACTATGGGTTAgcattggttttaaaaattagcaacaCATCCCATAATGGCAGTGTTTGATGTCTTCACCTCATGTGAGTCAGACCATAATTCATGTGTCATTAAGCGTGAAATCTATGAAGTGGAGGGTGCAGGTCCAACGAATGAGGTGTGATAAGCATGCTTTTCCAGACTCCTAATTAGCGTTACGTTTTCTACAAGAATGTTTTTACTTACCAAATTAAAATGCCCATTTTATAATGATCACAAGTAAGTTCTTCATGTCTCTATTCCCCTTCTACTTTTATTTATCCACTAGACCACTTTCAAGtgatgcatttgtttttattttgtatgttaacaGGTGACAGTTAAAGGATTTGAACCTTTAATTCAGTTTGCCTACACTGCCAAACTGATTTTAAGTAAGGACAATGTGGATGAAGTGTGCAAGTGTGTGGAATTTTTAGGTGTACGCGATATTGAGGAATCCTgctttcagtttctcaaatttAAGTTTTTGGACTCCACTGCAGACCAGCAAGAATGCCtaagaaaaaaatgcatcccATCACACTGTCAGAAAGCAGACCTTAAGTTTTCACTGTTGGACCAGAGGGATTTAGAAATTGACGACGTGGAggaatttttggaaaataaaaatgtccagaCTCCTCAATGGAAACTGCATAggtatcaaggaaatgcaaaagtATCATCTCCTCTCCAGGACAGTGCCAGTCAAACCTGTGAATCCATGTGCTTAGAAAAGGATGCTGCTCTGGCTTTGCCATCTCTATGTCCCAAATacagaaaattccagaaagcaTTTGGAACTGACAGAGTCCGTAGTGCGGAATCCAGTGTCAAAGACGTTCATGCTTCTGCCCAGCCAAATGAGCCTCCTGAAAATGAATGTCTGGGAGGAATCCAGGACTGTGCAGATCTGcaggtgattttaaaatgtgaagaaggCAAATTAGCAATGGAACATGAAGAAACCAAGAAGAAAGATCCtgctcctcagtgcccatcagaaaagccagaaatgacTCCTTTCCCCCACAGTTCTTCTGCAGCCCCTCACGGGctctattctctgtctcttttacaCACCTACGACCAATACGGTGACGGTGACGTGAATTTTGCTGGAATGCAAAACACAGCAGTGTTAACAGAAAAGCCTTTGTCAGGTACAGATGTTCGGGAAGAGAAAACGTTTGGTGAAAGTCAGGACTTACATTTGAAGTCTGACTCTGGCCCCAGGGAAGATGGTAGCCTTGCCTCCAGCGATCGGAGTAGTGTGGAACGGGAAGTGGCAGAACACCTAGCAAAAGGCTTCTGGAGTGACATTTGCAGCACGGACTCTCCTTGCCAGATGCAGTTATCACCTGCGGTGGCCAAAGATGGTTCAGAACAGATCTACTCCCAGAAACGGTCTGAGTGTCCCTGGTTAGGTATCAGGATCAGCGAGAGCCCGGAACCGGGTCAGAGGACTTTTACAACGTTAAGTTCTGTCAACTGCCCTTTTATAAGTACTCTGAGTACCGAAGGCTGTTCTAGCAGCTTGGAAATTGGAAACGATGAGTATGTTTCCGAACCCCAGCAGGAACCTTGCCCGTATGCTTGTGTGATTAGCCTGGGAGATGACTCTGAGACGGATACTGAAGGTGACAGCGAACCCTGTTCGGCCAGAGAACAAGAATGTGAGGTGAGGGGAAAACGTGTGTGTTGCTAAGTCCTGGTTTGACCACTTAATCGGGGTTTACTCTGGGTCGGCTCCTGTCGCACCTTTAGAGATGATATGCGCaggctcagggagggagggagggggaaatccGGAGACAGTTCTAAAACTGTGATCAGTACCAAAAGAGTGTGACGGAGTTTGAGGACTTCTGTGTTCATATGTTTCAAGcgggtgtatttatttttgtcatggaGTGTATTCACACATTGGCTGTTTAAATCAAATGCCCTGTcccaaaaggtaaaaaaaaaaaaaaagaaaaaagattctgtgATCGTTACATGGTAACTCCTGGAAAAATGCACCATACGCTCCAATCTTAGTCATTGCTGCAGGATCTCTGGACTTGGGACTAGTTACTTGGCAATGATTTAACAGTGACTAGGTGTAGGAATGTGGGAGAGTTTTCTTCGCCCTACTTTTTCATAGccgttaatttttttcttagtttcccTTAGCCAGCCATTTCAGCCATTAATTTAATGTCTTAATAATTTGGCATGAGTTAGCTGGTATTGGATTAACCTTACCAAGCTTGATCTGTGTACTTTGTGTACAAATGTTTGTTTGTATTTGATAGATGGTTTTTTGTAAAACATTACCATAATTCCAGTGATAATAAAGCCTTGTTGGTTCtctatcattttctttggttttctagCTGTTGGATGAGATGGGTTTGAAAGAGTGAcaggttttctttcctccttagcTTTGGAAGGAGATTATTGGTGATTTAATTTAAGAAGTAATATATGTGCATGAGTTACATCTACAGATTTTTATATGACATTTATAAATCCATAtaatggattttaattttaatttaatggaactgtgaaaagaatgttaaaaataaaacttttaagaaattgtaAGACATTTTGTGTAACtaatttctgtaagtttgaaagaCTAAGTAGGTTGCCAGAGAAACTGATCAGTGTTTTATatgaataattaatataattaagcTGTCCCAcaattttgtcattaaaaaaaattatcctaaattTTTCCGAATTTAAGTATGTTGAAGAtgacattaaaatattcattaggTTTTTCTAACCATTTCTATACTGACAAGTGAAAAAGTGAAACATGTAGATTTTTAAGTTGAGTTATGTGACACTACTATTTCttgacagaaaaattaattttctaaaatgctcGAGAAATTACTAGGTAGTTATACCAGTGTTAGATCAGTATCAATCAAagtataaaatagattttttttttgtttggttaaacacattaaaaacacGTTAGAAAGAGGCTTAAAGATATGTGTGTTAATTAACATGTCTGAGTAAAAcaagttctgttttttaattttaaatacatgaatatttgtgttcatattttttattttgctaaaaaaatctgtttctcaaTGTACTTGTCTTCTGAACCCTCTAAAATAGGCTAGAAATATCAAATTATCAGTCTTTATTATAAGGGATTATATAGAAACTGGGAATAGaggtctgctttttttttgtttgttttttgttttttaaagtctaaatgaAGTTCTCTGGAAAATAGAGATGTAGATCTTCCTCTTCCGTGATGGGAGTCTAACTACATTACTCAGCAGCAAttactaatgtttattttacattctaGGTAAAACTGCCTTTTAATGCGCAACGAATAATCTCACTTTCCCGAAATGATTTTCAATCCTTGTTGAAAATGCACAAGCTGACCCCGGAACAACTGGACTGCATCCATGACATTCGAAGGAGAAGTAAAAACAGAATTGCTGCGCAGCGCTGTCGCAAGAGAAAACTGGACTGTATACAGAATCTGGAATCAGAAATTGAGAAGCTGGTAAGTTTGCAGGTTTCTTGTTACTCAAATTCCACCGCATCCattcagttactttttttttttcttttttgtagaggAAATAGCAGTTTCAATTCCTGAGTCAGATACGATACTCAATTACATGTTAATTTCAAAATTCACCAATTACCATCTTAAGAAAATAAGTTACATGATGTTTTTAGAAAGCTTGGGAGACGAAAAGAGTTTTCATAGACTCTTATGCTTATGCTAGTATTCTACATCTTTAGTGTGATATGCTATAATATGTACACTGAGAACTAtttttgggggtgtgtgtgtgcgtgtgtgttttaaCTGTCTACCTAATTCTTAGTGGTTGAGTTGAGATTGAAGAAACTCTGAAACACTTTAATCTCTTTTAAGTATCTATAAAAGCTAATGTTACAATTGTTCATTTAAATTGacggtagaggggcgcctgggtggcgcagtcggttaagcgtccgacttcagccaggtcacgatctcgcactccgtgagttcga
Coding sequences within:
- the BACH1 gene encoding transcription regulator protein BACH1; this encodes MSLSENAVFAYESSVHSTNVLLGLNDQRKKDVLCDVTVLVEGQRYRAHRSVLAACSSYFHSRIVGQADAELSITLPEEVTVKGFEPLIQFAYTAKLILSKDNVDEVCKCVEFLGVRDIEESCFQFLKFKFLDSTADQQECLRKKCIPSHCQKADLKFSLLDQRDLEIDDVEEFLENKNVQTPQWKLHRYQGNAKVSSPLQDSASQTCESMCLEKDAALALPSLCPKYRKFQKAFGTDRVRSAESSVKDVHASAQPNEPPENECLGGIQDCADLQVILKCEEGKLAMEHEETKKKDPAPQCPSEKPEMTPFPHSSSAAPHGLYSLSLLHTYDQYGDGDVNFAGMQNTAVLTEKPLSGTDVREEKTFGESQDLHLKSDSGPREDGSLASSDRSSVEREVAEHLAKGFWSDICSTDSPCQMQLSPAVAKDGSEQIYSQKRSECPWLGIRISESPEPGQRTFTTLSSVNCPFISTLSTEGCSSSLEIGNDEYVSEPQQEPCPYACVISLGDDSETDTEGDSEPCSAREQECEVKLPFNAQRIISLSRNDFQSLLKMHKLTPEQLDCIHDIRRRSKNRIAAQRCRKRKLDCIQNLESEIEKLQNEKESLLKERDHILSTLGETKQNLTGLCQQVCKEAALSQEQIQILAKYSASDCPLSFLISEKEKSTPDGELALPSILSLPEGPPAALPAGEPSPRHPHPGLKGGGSAGCAPGESRLPAAPEQAGPSEPCRQGGGISDFCQQMTDKCTTDE